In Candidatus Nanosynbacter lyticus, one genomic interval encodes:
- the pheT gene encoding phenylalanine--tRNA ligase subunit beta, whose product MKVSLNLIKQLINFELPPVDELVARVNQQLGGVEEVIDLKAKYGGARIVRVVECVKHPDADRLSVTKIDDGGAVADVPRDDNGLVQVVCGAPNVHADMWAIWLPPKSTVPASFDNDEPFVLDARPLRGVLSQGMLAAADELAIGTDHEGIIEIHERDVPAGVELTAGAGFAETFGLDDYVLDIENKMFTHRPDCFGQLGVAREIAGIFHQQFVSPEWYKSEQQFTGAEGLELTVTNDVPELVPRFMAVAIKDIEVKPSPLWLQCQLVVMGGKPINNIVDATNYIMLMTAQPTHAYDYNKLRGSTLGARMARDGEKVSLLNGKEYELTSDDIVIADGEGVIGLAGIMGGTDTEVSGETKNIVLECANFDMYALRRTAMRHGIFTDALTRFNKGQSPLQNAAVLKQLMSMVGGVQASEVFDKRNDRLMVVQHDSRVTFGSAGKETISIFDWGAVTGVLVLESTFVNERLGTEFSPQEICRILKNVEIKAHEEPEPNTPYQFEVIAPFWRTDLELPEDIVEEVGRLYGFDKLPRQLPRRSIKSTPKNLRRELKNAVRQSLSRAGVNEVLTYSFIHERILKNAEQDVAQAYKLSNALSPDLQYYRLTVLPSLLDKVHANIKAGHDEFALFEMGKGHIKMHGLDEDGLPEASQFTDIVYAAKKPGTGAPFYKIRRLVEQLAHDLGTELVFKPIEQERNFPVTAPFDQSRSALVETTDGRFIGMVGELKQSVIKSFKLPAYVAAASLDTAGLEAVYVKRGSHYQPLSRYPSTSRDISLKVPAQVNYASVHDRVKNVIDSHQELHIVITPISIYQPEDDNSTKTITFNIKFTSLERTLTDKDITPIIEEIVAAAAELGAVQA is encoded by the coding sequence ATGAAAGTCAGCCTAAATCTTATCAAACAATTGATTAATTTTGAATTGCCGCCAGTGGACGAGTTGGTGGCGCGGGTCAATCAGCAGCTTGGTGGCGTCGAAGAAGTGATCGACCTGAAAGCCAAATATGGTGGTGCACGAATCGTTCGGGTGGTTGAATGTGTCAAGCATCCTGACGCTGATCGGCTGAGTGTGACCAAGATCGATGATGGCGGTGCGGTCGCCGATGTGCCGCGTGATGACAATGGTCTAGTGCAGGTGGTCTGCGGCGCGCCGAATGTGCATGCGGATATGTGGGCGATTTGGCTACCGCCAAAAAGCACGGTGCCGGCGAGTTTTGATAACGACGAGCCGTTTGTACTGGATGCGCGGCCGCTGCGTGGTGTGCTCAGCCAGGGCATGTTGGCGGCGGCTGATGAGTTGGCGATTGGTACGGATCACGAGGGAATTATTGAGATTCATGAACGCGACGTGCCGGCGGGCGTTGAGCTAACGGCGGGTGCTGGTTTCGCGGAAACGTTTGGGCTGGACGATTACGTACTGGACATTGAAAATAAAATGTTTACGCACCGTCCGGATTGTTTCGGGCAGCTCGGCGTGGCACGCGAGATTGCTGGGATTTTTCATCAGCAGTTTGTCAGTCCTGAGTGGTATAAATCAGAGCAACAATTTACTGGTGCTGAGGGTTTGGAGCTAACAGTAACGAACGACGTGCCAGAATTAGTGCCGCGCTTCATGGCGGTAGCGATTAAAGATATCGAGGTCAAGCCCAGTCCGCTGTGGCTGCAATGCCAGCTGGTGGTAATGGGCGGCAAGCCGATCAACAACATCGTTGACGCCACAAATTACATCATGCTGATGACGGCGCAACCGACGCACGCCTATGATTATAACAAATTGCGCGGGTCTACACTCGGGGCGCGGATGGCTCGTGATGGCGAGAAAGTCAGTTTGCTCAATGGCAAAGAATATGAGTTGACGAGTGACGACATCGTCATAGCTGATGGCGAGGGCGTGATCGGCCTGGCGGGAATTATGGGCGGTACCGACACCGAGGTTTCGGGTGAGACCAAAAACATCGTCCTCGAATGTGCTAATTTTGACATGTATGCGCTGCGCCGCACGGCTATGCGACACGGTATTTTTACCGACGCACTCACGCGATTTAATAAGGGTCAGTCGCCGCTGCAAAATGCTGCCGTGTTGAAGCAGCTGATGAGTATGGTTGGCGGCGTGCAGGCGAGTGAAGTGTTTGACAAGCGCAACGATCGCCTGATGGTCGTGCAGCACGATTCGCGAGTTACATTTGGCTCTGCCGGCAAGGAAACCATTTCGATTTTCGATTGGGGCGCAGTGACTGGCGTTTTAGTGTTGGAAAGTACCTTTGTGAATGAACGTTTGGGCACAGAATTTTCGCCGCAGGAAATCTGCCGTATTCTGAAGAATGTTGAAATTAAGGCACATGAGGAACCCGAGCCAAATACACCTTATCAATTTGAAGTAATCGCGCCATTCTGGCGTACCGATCTTGAGCTACCAGAGGATATTGTCGAAGAAGTCGGCCGTCTGTATGGCTTTGATAAACTACCGCGTCAATTGCCGCGTCGCAGCATCAAATCAACACCGAAAAACCTGCGTCGCGAACTAAAAAACGCCGTTCGCCAAAGTCTGTCACGTGCTGGTGTCAATGAAGTCTTGACCTACAGTTTCATTCACGAACGCATCCTGAAAAACGCCGAGCAGGACGTTGCTCAGGCGTATAAATTATCAAACGCCCTCAGCCCTGATTTGCAATATTACCGCTTGACGGTGTTACCAAGTTTGCTCGACAAAGTTCACGCCAACATCAAGGCTGGCCATGATGAATTTGCCTTGTTTGAAATGGGCAAGGGGCATATCAAAATGCATGGCTTGGATGAAGATGGCCTGCCAGAAGCCAGCCAGTTCACCGACATCGTTTACGCCGCCAAAAAGCCAGGCACGGGCGCGCCATTTTACAAAATTCGTCGCTTGGTTGAACAGTTGGCGCATGATCTTGGTACCGAGTTGGTATTTAAGCCGATTGAACAGGAACGTAATTTCCCAGTCACGGCACCGTTTGACCAGTCGCGCAGTGCGCTAGTCGAGACAACCGACGGGCGGTTTATCGGTATGGTTGGTGAGCTGAAGCAGTCTGTCATCAAGAGTTTCAAGTTGCCAGCGTACGTAGCGGCGGCGAGCCTGGATACAGCTGGATTAGAGGCCGTTTATGTCAAGCGAGGTAGTCATTACCAACCGCTCAGTCGTTACCCATCGACCAGCCGTGACATTTCGCTCAAAGTGCCAGCTCAGGTCAATTATGCGTCGGTGCATGACCGTGTTAAGAATGTTATAGATAGCCACCAAGAGCTGCATATTGTCATTACGCCAATTTCAATTTACCAGCCAGAGGACGATAATTCGACGAAAACTATTACTTTCAATATAAAGTTTACCAGCCTAGAGCGTACGCTGACCGACAAAGACATCACGCCGATAATCGAGGAGATTGTTGCTGCGGCGGCCGAACTCGGTGCGGTGCAAGCTTAG
- a CDS encoding DNA alkylation repair protein: MKASGNMHDDIVMKLAELAEGNETYAAFNKRIVNTDMPVVGVRVPDLRRLARELVPDMSAADIRNLLAEKNQSFDYVLLCGLLITHARLDDQTAIDLTKQYLPRVDSWAHIDVFVDKKRRFAGESWWDFALKYLQSEAELTVRYGVVSLMTNFLDELHVDQVFAALRNITHDGYYVKMALAWLYATAAVQFFELTLAELENGHIDTWTRKKAYQKMR, encoded by the coding sequence ATGAAAGCTAGCGGCAATATGCATGATGATATTGTAATGAAGTTGGCGGAGCTCGCTGAGGGTAACGAGACGTATGCCGCCTTTAATAAGCGTATCGTCAATACCGATATGCCTGTCGTTGGTGTGCGGGTGCCGGATTTGCGGCGGCTGGCGAGGGAGCTGGTGCCTGATATGAGTGCAGCGGATATTCGCAATTTGCTAGCAGAGAAGAACCAATCTTTCGACTACGTGCTGCTGTGTGGATTGCTGATTACGCACGCTCGGCTCGATGATCAGACGGCGATTGATTTGACCAAGCAATATTTACCACGCGTTGATTCATGGGCACACATTGATGTGTTTGTCGATAAAAAGCGGCGGTTTGCTGGTGAGTCGTGGTGGGATTTTGCGCTGAAATATTTGCAAAGCGAAGCTGAATTGACGGTACGCTACGGTGTGGTTTCTTTGATGACTAATTTTTTGGATGAATTGCATGTTGATCAAGTTTTTGCCGCACTGCGAAATATCACCCACGACGGCTACTATGTCAAAATGGCGTTGGCTTGGCTGTACGCTACGGCGGCGGTGCAGTTTTTTGAGCTGACGCTGGCTGAACTAGAAAACGGACATATTGACACTTGGACGCGTAAAAAAGCTTATCAAAAAATGCGCTAA
- a CDS encoding ASCH domain-containing protein — MTTHRLKLHSEPFAAIVSGQKTIESRLYDEKRQKIQLGDQIMFINRTNPEQTMTATVVGLLRYATFHDLFSHNDLLKFGGESVEWLENQINEFYSAADQERYGVLGIEFDHES, encoded by the coding sequence ATGACTACACATAGACTTAAGCTTCACTCTGAGCCATTTGCTGCCATTGTTTCCGGTCAGAAAACTATCGAGTCGCGGCTATATGACGAGAAGCGTCAGAAGATTCAGCTTGGCGATCAGATTATGTTTATTAACCGCACGAACCCCGAGCAAACCATGACTGCGACGGTGGTTGGGTTGCTGCGTTACGCGACGTTTCATGATCTGTTTTCTCATAATGACCTGCTTAAGTTTGGCGGTGAAAGTGTTGAATGGCTGGAAAATCAGATTAACGAGTTCTATTCTGCAGCAGACCAGGAACGATACGGAGTTTTAGGGATCGAGTTTGATCATGAAAGCTAG
- a CDS encoding ABC transporter ATP-binding protein, with the protein MSLLTLRDIIYSYADGTSNVLNGINYQFEKGKFYAIVGSSGAGKSTLLGLLAGLDTPTGGQILFDDEDIAEQGYSHHRKHNISLVFQNYNLIDYLTPLENLKLVNSKATNETLHSMGLDDDHIHRNVMKLSGGQQQRVAIGRALVSSAPIILADEPTGNLDETTAADIIDILRQAAHENDKCVIVVTHSKQLAKQADVVLTLKDKKLKV; encoded by the coding sequence ATGTCATTACTTACGTTACGCGATATTATTTATTCATACGCCGACGGTACGAGCAATGTGCTCAACGGCATCAATTATCAATTTGAAAAAGGCAAATTCTACGCCATCGTCGGTAGTTCTGGTGCTGGTAAATCGACACTGCTGGGGCTGCTGGCGGGGCTGGACACACCGACCGGCGGGCAGATTTTGTTCGACGATGAAGACATCGCCGAGCAGGGTTATTCGCATCATCGCAAGCACAATATCTCGCTGGTGTTTCAGAATTATAATCTGATCGATTATCTGACGCCGCTGGAAAACTTGAAATTGGTTAATTCCAAGGCCACCAACGAAACGTTGCACTCCATGGGCTTGGACGACGATCACATTCACCGCAACGTCATGAAACTTTCCGGCGGCCAGCAACAGCGTGTGGCGATCGGTCGAGCGCTGGTATCCTCCGCACCGATTATCTTGGCAGACGAGCCGACTGGCAACCTGGACGAAACCACCGCTGCCGACATCATCGACATCCTGCGTCAGGCCGCCCACGAAAACGACAAGTGCGTCATCGTCGTCACTCACAGTAAACAGCTGGCTAAGCAAGCGGACGTGGTGCTGACATTGAAGGATAAGAAGCTGAAGGTGTGA
- a CDS encoding ABC transporter permease — MMTIIKRAWTAVTRKRRRSLTIALIMTLIFTLLIGTLTVQQTMAQLKQSVERNIRAGFSIASKQPSGEVPMDIAQRVQLLDKVKAHNFQSETTAGLPGKQLIDTAGSGVQLDANVAGEAKVTGATQSNLLGEFTGRFYQLEQGKHLGANDQNAALVHKTFAEKNDIKPGDKLDITKDGRRVTVTVMGIFSGKGEKPAVLQSDMAENHLITNLAAAQLLTGSKQLTRATYFAEHPHQLKSLTDRTKSLPNIDWKKFSLTDNGAAFAGVLQNIAGIQNILTIATIGAAAAGLAVLSLVLVFWVRGRLHEIGILLSIGTSKRQIIGQFLAELAIIAAVSSVFALGVGSVASSQISTALTAQTDQSQRIEKTVVQAAPIATYLQAFAFGYVVVLLSAIAATAPIMRQSPKQILAKLS; from the coding sequence ATGATGACGATTATCAAACGAGCCTGGACGGCTGTGACGCGCAAACGGCGTCGCAGCCTGACCATCGCCCTGATCATGACGCTGATTTTCACGCTGCTGATCGGTACGCTGACAGTGCAACAAACGATGGCGCAGCTGAAGCAATCAGTCGAGCGAAACATCCGCGCCGGCTTTAGTATCGCCAGCAAGCAGCCATCGGGCGAGGTGCCGATGGACATCGCGCAGCGGGTGCAGCTCCTGGACAAGGTCAAAGCGCATAATTTCCAATCAGAAACTACCGCGGGACTGCCAGGCAAACAATTGATCGACACGGCAGGCAGCGGCGTGCAGCTGGACGCTAATGTGGCTGGCGAAGCAAAAGTTACGGGAGCGACACAGAGCAATTTGCTCGGCGAATTCACCGGTCGATTTTACCAACTAGAGCAGGGTAAGCATCTGGGGGCGAACGATCAAAACGCGGCGCTGGTTCACAAAACGTTTGCTGAGAAAAATGACATCAAGCCAGGCGACAAGCTGGACATTACCAAAGACGGCCGGCGGGTGACGGTGACTGTCATGGGCATCTTCAGCGGCAAAGGCGAAAAGCCAGCGGTCTTGCAGTCCGACATGGCGGAGAATCATCTCATCACCAACTTGGCTGCAGCGCAGCTGCTAACGGGGAGCAAGCAACTGACACGAGCAACATATTTTGCCGAACATCCGCATCAGTTGAAGTCGTTAACGGACCGTACCAAAAGCCTACCAAACATCGATTGGAAAAAATTCAGTCTGACTGACAATGGGGCGGCATTCGCTGGGGTTCTCCAAAACATCGCTGGCATTCAAAACATCTTGACGATTGCCACCATCGGCGCAGCCGCGGCAGGGTTGGCGGTGCTGTCGCTGGTGCTGGTGTTCTGGGTGCGCGGCCGCTTGCATGAAATTGGCATCTTGCTGTCTATCGGCACATCGAAGCGGCAGATCATCGGGCAGTTCTTGGCGGAACTCGCTATCATCGCCGCAGTTAGTTCGGTGTTCGCGCTCGGTGTCGGTTCGGTCGCCTCGTCACAGATTTCTACCGCCCTCACAGCGCAAACCGACCAAAGCCAGCGCATAGAAAAAACCGTGGTGCAAGCCGCGCCAATAGCGACCTACTTGCAAGCTTTCGCCTTCGGCTACGTGGTCGTTCTGTTGTCAGCCATCGCTGCTACCGCGCCAATCATGCGCCAATCACCAAAGCAAATTTTAGCAAAATTAAGTTAG